CACGGGAGTCAAGATCCAGATCGCTCCCTGACTCCGGGGACGACCTAGCAAGGCAGCCGTAGTCAGGCATCCGCGAGAGACCTTGACGCGAAGGAGGACATCGGTGTCCACCGCCGGTTCACCGCGAGACCCCCGCCGCCGCCGAATGAGAACAGCGGCACTGCTCACCGCGACGACCCTGCTGGCAGGCTGCGCAGGCGCGGGCGACCTGGGCGGCGGCGACGGCCGCACCAGGCTGACCGTCGCGATCGTGTCCAACCCGCAGATGCAGGACGCCATCGCGCTCTCTCCGCGATTCGAGGAGGAGTTTCCCGACGTCGACCTGGAGTTCGTCAGCCTGGCCGAGAACGAGGCGCGAGCCAAGATCACCGCCTCGGTGGCCACCGGCGGCGGCGAGTACGACGTCGTGATGGTCAGCAACTACGAGACGAAGATGTGGGCGGAGAACGGCTGGCTGACCAATCTGCAGCCCTCGATCGACGCCTCGCCCGAGTACGACCACGACGACTTCATCCCCACGGTGCGCGAGTCACTGTCCTATCAGGACGACATGTACTCGGTACCGTTCTACGGCGAGTCCTCGTTCCTCGCCTACCGCGCGGACCTGTTCGAGGAGGCCGGGCTGGAGATGCCCGCGAACCCGACGTGGCAGGAGATCGCGGAGTTCGCCGAGATCCTCAAGGCGCCTGAGGAGGGACGTGTCGGAATCTGTCTGCGCGGCCTGGCGGGCTGGGGCGAGAACCTGGCGCCGCTCAACTCGGTGATCAACACCTTCGGCGGCCGATGGTTCGACGAGGAGTGGAACGCGCAGCTCACCTCGCCCGAGGTGCGCGAGGCCGTCCAGTTCTACGTGGACCTGGTGCGCGAGCACGGTCAGCCGGGCGCGGCGACCAGCGGATACTCCGACTGCATCACGCGGTACAGCCAGGGGCAGGCCGCGATGTGGTACGACGCCTCGGCCATGGTGGCCTCGGTGGAGAACCCCGATGACAGCGTCGTGGTCGGCGAGAGCGGCTACGCCCCCGCTCCCGTGGTGGACACCGACACCTCGGGCTGGCTGTTCACCTGGGCGCTGGCGATCCCGGAGACCTCGGAGAACAAGGACCTCGCCTGGGAGTTCGTGTCCTGGATGACCGACCAGGACTACCAGCGCATGGTCGGCGAGGAGTTCGGCTGGCCTCGGGTGCCGCCGGGCGCCCGCGAGTCGACCTACGAGATCCCGGAGTACGCGGCGGAGGCCCAGGCCTACGCGGAGCCGACGCTGGACGCGCTGGCCAGCGCCGACGAGCGCAATCCGAGCGTGTCGCCGGTGCCGTACGAAGGCGTGCAGTTCCTGCGGATTCCGGAGTTCCAGGATCTCGGAACCCGCGTCGGTCAGCAGATCTCGGCGGCCATCGCGGGATCGGTGACCGTGGACGAGGCGCTGGAGCAGTCGCAGCGCTATGCCGAGACCGTCGGCCAGACCTACCAGAATTGAGGGCCGTCCCGAGATGACCACTCTCGACGCCACGACGGCGACCGGACCGAGACCACCGACGTCGACGCAACGCCGCGCGGCCGCCCGCAAGCAGGGCTGGGTCCGGCGGGCTCCGCTGCTGCCCGCGTTGATCTTCGCGATCATCGTCACGCAGCTTCCCTTCCTGCTGACGATCTTCTACTCCCTCCAGTCCTGGAACCTGGTCCGGCCCGGCTCACAGGAGTTCGTCGGACTGGCCAACTACGTCGCGGTGTTCACCGACAGCACCTTCCGCACCGCGGCGTTGAACACCGTGCTGATCACGGCGGGCTGCGTCATCATCGCGATGCTGCTCGGCATCGGACTCGCGATGCTGCTGGACCGGCCGTTCCGAGGCCGGGGCGTAGTGCGGACCCTGCTGATCACGCCGTTCCTGATCATGCCGGTCGCGGGCGCGCTGCTGTGGGAGACGACGATCTTCCACCCGCTGTTCGGCCTGCTGAACTTCGTGCTGAGCCCCTTCGGCGTGGACAGCGTGGCCTGGGTGAGCCAGTTCCCGATGGCCTCGATCATCGTGGCGCTGGTCTGGCAGTGGACGCCGTTCATGATGCTGCTCGTGCTGGCCGGGCTGCAGAGCCAGGCCAAGGATCAGCTGGAGGCCTCGGCGACCGACGGTGCGACCGCCTGGCAGACGTTCCGCCTGATCACCATCCCGCACCTGCGCCGCTACATCGAACTGGGCCTGCTGCTCGGCTCGATCTACGTGGTCAACACCTTCGACACGATCTACATGATGACCCAGGGCGGCCCCGGCACCGACACGACGAACCTGCCGTTCTACCTGTACCAGCGGGCGTTCCTCGGCTTCGACGTCGGTCAGGCCGCCGCACTCGGCGTCGTCGTGGTCGCCGGGACGATCATCGTCGCGACCGTGGCGCTGCGGATGATCTTCCGCACCTTCGGCAGGGAGGAAGCATGAGCGTCATCACCGGTGAGTCCCCACAGCGTGCAGGCTCGGCGGCACGTTCGGCGTCCTCCTCCGACGGCCCGCCGTCGCGCACCGGTCGCA
The Actinoalloteichus fjordicus DNA segment above includes these coding regions:
- a CDS encoding ABC transporter substrate-binding protein, whose protein sequence is MRTAALLTATTLLAGCAGAGDLGGGDGRTRLTVAIVSNPQMQDAIALSPRFEEEFPDVDLEFVSLAENEARAKITASVATGGGEYDVVMVSNYETKMWAENGWLTNLQPSIDASPEYDHDDFIPTVRESLSYQDDMYSVPFYGESSFLAYRADLFEEAGLEMPANPTWQEIAEFAEILKAPEEGRVGICLRGLAGWGENLAPLNSVINTFGGRWFDEEWNAQLTSPEVREAVQFYVDLVREHGQPGAATSGYSDCITRYSQGQAAMWYDASAMVASVENPDDSVVVGESGYAPAPVVDTDTSGWLFTWALAIPETSENKDLAWEFVSWMTDQDYQRMVGEEFGWPRVPPGARESTYEIPEYAAEAQAYAEPTLDALASADERNPSVSPVPYEGVQFLRIPEFQDLGTRVGQQISAAIAGSVTVDEALEQSQRYAETVGQTYQN
- a CDS encoding carbohydrate ABC transporter permease; the encoded protein is MTTLDATTATGPRPPTSTQRRAAARKQGWVRRAPLLPALIFAIIVTQLPFLLTIFYSLQSWNLVRPGSQEFVGLANYVAVFTDSTFRTAALNTVLITAGCVIIAMLLGIGLAMLLDRPFRGRGVVRTLLITPFLIMPVAGALLWETTIFHPLFGLLNFVLSPFGVDSVAWVSQFPMASIIVALVWQWTPFMMLLVLAGLQSQAKDQLEASATDGATAWQTFRLITIPHLRRYIELGLLLGSIYVVNTFDTIYMMTQGGPGTDTTNLPFYLYQRAFLGFDVGQAAALGVVVVAGTIIVATVALRMIFRTFGREEA